In Planococcus sp. MB-3u-03, the DNA window CTTGAGTATAAAATGAAAAAGCGTGAAAGAAATGCTGATCCTCCCACACTCTATCAATCCTACTAAAATTAAGATCGGCTTCTTTTTAACGAAAAATCGGATTACAATGAGCAATACCATAAAAAATACAAAGGTGAAAATCATATCTCCCCAGTTAAGAAATTCAAAAGACTCCATAATTATTCGCTCCTCAATATATTTATATCTATATGGTTATACTGACAAAATAAGGAATGGTTTCACATTTCCCAACTAAACATATAAAAGTTTTCAAAGTATGTAACGAAAGGAGGTTCACCATGAAAATTGAAAACCACTTAAAAGACATGCCATCATTCGAAACGGAGCGTCTTCTACTAAGAAAAGTAACGCAACACGACCTAGATGATGTGTTCGAATTCTCTTCCGACCCCGAAGTGGCGCATCGCATGACCTGGGAGAAGAACGATTCCAAAGAATAAACCCTATCCAACTTCCTGCAGCCGACTGTGGACGGATACAAAGATGGCCAAAGCGGTGTATGGGCGATTGTTTATAAAGATAGCGAGAAAGTCATCGGGACCTGTTCGTTGGTTGGGTGGTCAAATGAACATCAAAAAGCAGAGATAGGCTACGTGTTAAATCGTGGATTTTGGGGAGCGGGAATCGCCACAGAAGCGTTAAAGGAAGTCCTAAGCTACGGTTTTGGCGTGCTTCAGTTGAACCGGATCGAAGGCGGCTGCGATGTAGACAATATTGGATTTGAAAAAGTCATGCTAAAAGCCGACATGGCCTTTGAAGGCGTTTTGAGAAAGAATGAACGCATCAAGGGAGAATTTCGAGATACCAAAATCTTTTCCATTTTAAAAAGTGAATTTGATTCTTTGACCAGAGGAGGTAGACAATAATGAACTCAGGCACAATCTCGGTTGCAGCGTTTTTGATTTCTTTGGCTGTTTATACAGTTTGGTTCTTTAATGAAAATCTATTCTCTAATTCAGCTATGATTGTAGCTGTTGCTCTGCCGCTAATCGGAATCGTGGCAGCACTCTTTGCCAAGAACAGATCGCTCAGAGTAGTGGGCTTAGTTGGAAATTCATTGGTTCTTCTTTTAGCTGTCATTATTCCATTTATCTCTACATTGTTTTGGAGTACACCTTAAACTAACAAGATTTTTGTTCATAAGAAAAGACTGCTTTATCAGCAGTCTCTTTAGCGAATTTTACGAATGCCTCATTCGGTATTCTTTCCGCACCATAAACAGAACGTGAAATCCAATTAACGCAGGGACTAGGCTCGTGTTTACCAATTCAACATCAGAAAGTATAAAGACCCGGAACATCACGAAGAATACGAGGCTTGTAAACAAAACATATAAGAC includes these proteins:
- a CDS encoding GNAT family N-acetyltransferase; the encoded protein is MDGYKDGQSGVWAIVYKDSEKVIGTCSLVGWSNEHQKAEIGYVLNRGFWGAGIATEALKEVLSYGFGVLQLNRIEGGCDVDNIGFEKVMLKADMAFEGVLRKNERIKGEFRDTKIFSILKSEFDSLTRGGRQ
- a CDS encoding GNAT family N-acetyltransferase — translated: MKIENHLKDMPSFETERLLLRKVTQHDLDDVFEFSSDPEVAHRMTWEKNDSKE